Proteins co-encoded in one Armatimonadota bacterium genomic window:
- a CDS encoding nucleotide exchange factor GrpE yields the protein MDRERTINGEVAGDERSSAPHDAQATTRTGEPEPQIPGMAAAGDVAEGGTAAGEEEAVSARDQEMAALREQVARLTEEAERNWQQFLRTAADLENYRKHAARQREEAVATTRRALLRVVLGVVDTLERALQHAGEGAGEANAAAILDGIRLAHREVLETLRGMNVRPIDAVGQPFDPRVHEAVEAVASDDKTPAGTVVGEVQRGYMMGDEVLRPARVRVAQ from the coding sequence ATGGACAGGGAACGGACGATCAACGGCGAGGTCGCGGGCGACGAGCGCTCTTCGGCGCCCCACGACGCGCAGGCGACCACGCGCACCGGGGAGCCCGAGCCCCAGATCCCTGGGATGGCGGCGGCCGGGGACGTCGCGGAGGGCGGGACGGCCGCCGGTGAGGAGGAGGCCGTGTCCGCACGCGACCAGGAGATGGCGGCGCTGCGAGAGCAGGTCGCTCGGCTGACCGAGGAAGCCGAGCGCAACTGGCAGCAGTTCCTGCGCACGGCCGCCGACCTCGAGAACTACCGGAAACACGCCGCCCGGCAGCGGGAGGAAGCCGTCGCCACCACCCGGCGGGCCCTGCTGCGGGTCGTGCTGGGGGTGGTCGACACGCTGGAGCGCGCCCTGCAGCACGCCGGCGAGGGTGCGGGCGAGGCGAACGCGGCCGCCATCCTCGACGGGATTCGCCTGGCGCACCGCGAAGTGCTCGAGACGCTGCGCGGCATGAACGTGCGCCCCATCGATGCGGTGGGGCAGCCGTTCGACCCGCGGGTGCACGAGGCGGTCGAGGCCGTGGCGTCCGACGACAAGACGCCCGCGGGCACAGTGGTCGGCGAGGTGCAGCGGGGGTACATGATGGGCGACGAGGTCTTGCGGCCAGCCAGGGTGCGGGTGGCGCAGTAG
- the dnaK gene encoding molecular chaperone DnaK, with amino-acid sequence MGRVVGIDLGTTNSVIAHVVGGEPQVIANAEGSRLTPSVVAFTKTGERLVGQMAKRQAILNPENTVYSIKRFMGRRYAEVETERKMVPYKVEEGQNGMAVVRIPAAGRTFTPEEISAMILQKLKTDAEAVLGEKVTEAVITVPAYFNDAQRTATKNAGEIAGLKVLRIINEPTAACLAYGLDKKGAETVLVFDLGGGTFDVSILEIGEGVFEVKATSGDTHLGGDDWDERIVNWLADEFKKQQGIDLRHDRQALQRLREAAERAKVELSTVVQTTINLPFITADATGPKHLDMVLTRAKFEELTADLVERCIGPFKQALADAKMTEKDIDEVILVGGATRMPMIQELVRRLTGKEPNREVHPDEVVAVGAAIQAGVLAGQVREVVLLDVTPLSLGVETLGGVMTTLIPRNTTIPTRKSETFTTAADGQTQVEIHVLQGERPMARDNRTLGRFILDGIPPAPRGVPQIEVTFDIDANGILNVTAKDKATGREQSIKITGTSTLSKEEVEKMVKEAERFAEEDRRKREAAEARNRGDSVLYQVEKLLREHGDKVSADERARVEQALGELREALKGDDIARITRAADAVQQASYKLSEAMYKATAGAPTGAGGPTGGPAGKPGGDDVIDAEYKPTS; translated from the coding sequence ATGGGCAGGGTCGTGGGGATCGATCTGGGCACGACGAACTCGGTCATCGCCCACGTGGTGGGCGGCGAGCCGCAGGTGATCGCCAACGCCGAGGGCAGCCGGCTCACGCCCTCGGTGGTGGCCTTCACCAAGACCGGCGAGCGCCTGGTCGGCCAGATGGCCAAGCGCCAGGCGATCCTGAACCCCGAGAACACGGTCTACTCCATCAAGCGGTTCATGGGCCGCCGGTACGCCGAGGTCGAGACCGAGCGCAAGATGGTGCCCTACAAGGTCGAAGAGGGGCAGAACGGCATGGCGGTGGTGCGTATCCCGGCCGCCGGGCGGACGTTCACGCCGGAGGAGATCTCGGCGATGATCCTCCAGAAACTCAAGACCGACGCCGAGGCGGTGCTGGGCGAGAAGGTGACCGAGGCGGTCATCACGGTGCCGGCGTACTTCAACGATGCGCAGCGCACCGCCACCAAGAACGCCGGCGAGATCGCGGGGCTGAAGGTCCTGCGCATCATCAACGAGCCCACGGCCGCGTGCCTGGCCTACGGCCTGGACAAGAAGGGCGCGGAGACGGTGCTGGTCTTCGACCTGGGCGGGGGCACCTTCGACGTCTCGATCCTGGAGATCGGCGAAGGGGTCTTCGAGGTGAAGGCCACCAGCGGCGACACCCACCTGGGTGGCGACGACTGGGACGAGCGCATCGTGAACTGGCTGGCCGACGAGTTCAAGAAGCAGCAGGGGATCGACCTGCGCCACGACCGTCAGGCGCTCCAGCGGCTGCGGGAGGCGGCCGAGCGTGCCAAGGTGGAGCTGTCGACCGTGGTCCAGACCACGATCAACCTGCCCTTCATCACTGCCGACGCCACCGGGCCCAAGCACCTGGACATGGTGCTGACCCGGGCGAAGTTCGAGGAGCTCACAGCCGACCTGGTGGAGCGCTGCATCGGGCCCTTCAAGCAGGCCCTGGCCGACGCCAAGATGACCGAGAAGGACATCGACGAGGTCATCCTGGTGGGCGGGGCCACCCGCATGCCCATGATCCAGGAGCTGGTCCGGCGCCTGACGGGGAAGGAGCCCAACCGCGAGGTGCACCCCGACGAGGTAGTGGCGGTGGGGGCGGCGATCCAGGCCGGCGTGCTGGCGGGGCAGGTCCGCGAGGTGGTGCTGCTGGACGTGACGCCGCTGTCGCTGGGCGTGGAGACCCTGGGCGGCGTGATGACCACGCTGATCCCCCGCAACACGACGATCCCCACCCGCAAGAGCGAGACGTTCACCACGGCCGCCGACGGCCAGACGCAGGTGGAGATCCACGTGCTGCAGGGCGAGCGGCCGATGGCGCGTGACAACCGCACGCTGGGACGTTTCATCCTCGACGGGATCCCGCCGGCGCCGCGAGGGGTGCCGCAGATCGAGGTGACGTTCGACATCGACGCCAACGGCATCCTGAACGTCACGGCCAAGGACAAGGCCACGGGCCGCGAGCAGTCCATCAAGATCACCGGCACCTCGACCCTCTCCAAGGAAGAGGTCGAGAAGATGGTCAAGGAGGCCGAGCGCTTCGCCGAGGAGGATCGCCGGAAGCGCGAGGCCGCCGAGGCGCGCAACCGCGGCGACTCGGTGCTCTACCAGGTCGAGAAGCTGCTGCGCGAGCACGGCGACAAGGTCTCGGCCGACGAGCGTGCCCGCGTGGAGCAGGCGCTGGGGGAGCTGCGCGAGGCGTTGAAGGGCGACGACATCGCACGCATCACTCGCGCCGCAGACGCGGTGCAGCAGGCGTCGTACAAGCTGAGCGAGGCCATGTACAAGGCGACGGCGGGCGCCCCGACCGGCGCGGGAGGGCCAACAGGTGGGCCCGCTGGCAAGCCGGGCGGTGACGACGTGATCGACGCCGAGTACAAGCCGACGTCGTAG
- a CDS encoding Hsp20/alpha crystallin family protein: MSLMRWDPFDDLMSLRESMDRLFEDFFGPRRTRRAMVPAIWEPAVEVYETDTEVVAKVELPGLDPKNVEVTVTPEGLSIKGEHKAEQEEKGRNYYRRELRYGAFQRLIPLPGEVKSEEAKATFRHGILEVRVPKSERARPKTVKVEVAS, translated from the coding sequence ATGAGCCTGATGCGGTGGGATCCGTTCGACGACCTGATGTCGTTGCGGGAGTCGATGGACCGCCTGTTCGAGGACTTCTTCGGACCGCGGCGGACCCGGCGCGCCATGGTGCCGGCGATCTGGGAGCCCGCCGTCGAGGTCTACGAGACGGACACCGAGGTCGTGGCGAAGGTCGAGCTGCCCGGCCTCGATCCCAAGAACGTCGAGGTGACGGTGACGCCGGAGGGGCTGAGCATCAAGGGCGAGCACAAGGCCGAGCAGGAGGAGAAGGGCCGGAACTACTACCGCCGCGAACTGCGGTACGGGGCGTTCCAGCGCCTGATCCCGCTGCCGGGCGAGGTGAAGAGCGAAGAGGCGAAGGCGACGTTCCGCCACGGCATCCTGGAGGTGCGGGTGCCGAAGTCGGAGCGGGCGCGGCCCAAGACGGTCAAGGTCGAGGTGGCGTCGTAA
- a CDS encoding MerR family transcriptional regulator, protein MRVRIMRSTRPVYVISVAAEICGLHPRTLRIYEEKGLLQPARRNRIRLYSEQDIERVRLIRQLIEHHRLNLAGVRLVLKMLERLEARAGAAAPEQQGQDGDIVRWLVERLLEGEGGRGR, encoded by the coding sequence ATGCGGGTGCGGATCATGCGGAGTACCCGTCCGGTCTACGTCATCAGCGTGGCCGCGGAGATCTGCGGGCTGCACCCGCGCACCCTGCGGATCTACGAGGAGAAAGGGCTCCTGCAGCCGGCGCGGCGGAATCGGATTCGGCTGTACTCGGAGCAGGACATCGAGCGGGTACGGCTGATCCGCCAGCTCATCGAGCACCACCGGTTGAACCTGGCGGGGGTGCGGCTGGTGCTGAAGATGCTCGAGCGGCTGGAGGCGCGGGCGGGCGCCGCAGCGCCGGAGCAGCAGGGGCAGGACGGTGACATCGTGCGATGGCTGGTGGAACGACTACTCGAAGGCGAAGGAGGGCGAGGACGATGA
- a CDS encoding carboxypeptidase regulatory-like domain-containing protein, whose amino-acid sequence MLVFARAPLTGQAWGAAANWRQSPGTLTGRVVDAISRTGLPAVVFTKGNMTWAGQTDGSGYYTTQLPPGSYSVIASRSGYKEEKKQTLVKGGATTRVDFALQPLSTAIAPSPTPTPTPTSAPTPASDEIAQLIYEWFGPPFRSGLEYGWGPPWGQHEARLATNPSWDWTEGARPAQWATPPPGYTAMSGWGQVVEAAVGIGPTRNFRVHVRWNRLYAFVNGVWILVESTEQYGIQGGWFRTSDFSAASGYVSWRREAEGFSVSWQSAPPGTLLHWWINSWPHPLIPAGATAFYAVAQMRLIPDTDPGADLTAVQVYGAVGNDWWDSPTGRGGPGTGIPRHKRLTTQWKTFASATIPVPAPPKYDPSYDYNTAVRSFLQLPPLFYY is encoded by the coding sequence ATGTTGGTCTTTGCGCGTGCTCCGCTCACCGGGCAGGCGTGGGGTGCCGCCGCCAACTGGCGCCAGAGCCCGGGCACGCTCACCGGACGGGTCGTCGACGCCATCTCCCGCACCGGCCTCCCTGCTGTTGTCTTCACCAAGGGAAACATGACCTGGGCAGGACAAACCGATGGCAGCGGCTACTATACGACGCAGCTGCCACCGGGCAGCTACTCCGTCATCGCCAGTCGCTCAGGATACAAGGAGGAAAAGAAGCAAACGCTCGTCAAGGGCGGCGCGACGACGCGGGTGGATTTCGCGCTCCAGCCGTTGAGTACCGCGATCGCGCCGAGTCCGACGCCCACGCCCACACCGACGTCAGCACCCACGCCGGCGTCCGACGAGATCGCCCAGTTGATCTACGAGTGGTTCGGCCCGCCGTTCCGCTCCGGGCTGGAGTACGGCTGGGGGCCGCCGTGGGGCCAGCATGAAGCCCGCCTGGCCACCAACCCGTCGTGGGACTGGACCGAAGGCGCCCGGCCAGCCCAGTGGGCGACCCCGCCGCCCGGGTACACCGCGATGAGCGGGTGGGGGCAGGTCGTGGAGGCCGCCGTCGGCATCGGCCCGACCAGGAACTTCCGCGTGCACGTTCGGTGGAACCGGCTCTACGCGTTCGTCAACGGGGTGTGGATCCTTGTGGAGTCCACCGAGCAGTACGGCATTCAGGGCGGGTGGTTTCGCACCAGCGACTTCTCCGCTGCCAGCGGCTACGTCAGCTGGCGGCGGGAGGCCGAGGGGTTCTCGGTCTCCTGGCAATCCGCACCGCCTGGCACGTTGCTCCACTGGTGGATCAACTCCTGGCCGCACCCCCTGATTCCGGCGGGCGCGACGGCCTTCTACGCGGTGGCGCAGATGCGGCTCATCCCCGACACCGACCCGGGCGCAGACCTGACGGCGGTCCAGGTCTACGGCGCCGTCGGCAACGACTGGTGGGACTCGCCGACGGGTCGTGGCGGGCCGGGGACGGGGATCCCACGGCACAAGCGCCTGACCACCCAGTGGAAGACCTTTGCGTCGGCCACGATCCCTGTCCCCGCACCGCCCAAGTACGACCCGAGCTACGACTACAACACCGCCGTGCGATCCTTCCTGCAACTGCCGCCGCTGTTCTACTACTGA
- a CDS encoding PqqD family protein has product MVPTNVRIHRHPRVVHRELSEGEGAVLLNLESGAYYGLNEVGAIVWTLLDGTRTLDEVLEELRKRVVDAPASFVVDVQAFVADLARCGLVRMQE; this is encoded by the coding sequence ATGGTGCCGACGAACGTCCGGATCCACAGGCACCCCAGAGTCGTCCATCGAGAGCTCTCGGAGGGCGAAGGGGCCGTTCTGCTCAATCTCGAGTCGGGCGCCTACTACGGACTGAACGAGGTGGGGGCAATCGTCTGGACCCTGCTCGACGGCACGCGCACGTTGGACGAGGTTCTGGAGGAACTGCGCAAGCGCGTGGTGGATGCGCCGGCGTCGTTCGTCGTCGACGTGCAGGCCTTCGTAGCGGATCTCGCGCGGTGCGGTCTGGTCAGGATGCAGGAGTAG
- a CDS encoding ABC transporter permease — translation MIAGREHGWGAVGQEVGKLAAFLRRDLLTALSYRLAFVSDLINLIAQVVVFSFVARLVDPARVPVVGEARPTYLAFVVVGIAISALLQLGLSRVGSALRNEQLLGTLESLLVTPTSELTILVGLVAYDLLYLPVQITVFLVVAAVLFGVEVHLSGIVPAAAVFALFVPFAGGLGAASAAAVLRFRRVPAVVGLVGYGLAVGSGAYFPRELLPGWVAGFAARNPVAVALDATREALLGGGSWAAVTPALLVLAPTSLLALAGGVWLFRLALRSELRTGTLGQY, via the coding sequence ATGATCGCGGGGCGCGAACACGGCTGGGGCGCCGTGGGGCAGGAAGTAGGCAAGCTGGCAGCCTTCCTGCGTCGCGACCTGCTCACGGCGTTGAGCTATCGGCTGGCGTTCGTCTCCGACCTGATCAATCTCATCGCGCAGGTCGTCGTCTTTTCGTTCGTGGCGAGGCTCGTCGATCCGGCCCGGGTCCCCGTGGTCGGGGAGGCGCGTCCCACGTACCTCGCGTTCGTGGTGGTGGGTATCGCGATCAGCGCGTTACTGCAGTTGGGGTTGAGCCGTGTGGGCTCGGCCCTGCGCAATGAGCAACTCCTCGGCACGCTGGAGTCGCTGCTGGTGACGCCCACTTCGGAGCTGACTATCCTCGTGGGACTCGTGGCCTACGACCTCCTCTACCTGCCGGTGCAGATCACGGTGTTCCTGGTCGTGGCGGCGGTGCTCTTCGGCGTGGAGGTGCATCTGAGCGGCATCGTGCCCGCGGCCGCCGTCTTCGCCCTGTTCGTGCCCTTCGCCGGTGGCCTGGGCGCTGCGAGCGCCGCTGCGGTGCTGCGATTTCGGCGGGTACCGGCGGTGGTCGGTCTCGTAGGGTACGGCCTGGCGGTCGGGTCGGGCGCCTACTTCCCCCGGGAGCTCCTGCCCGGGTGGGTAGCCGGGTTCGCCGCCCGCAACCCTGTGGCCGTCGCGCTCGATGCCACCCGGGAGGCGTTGCTCGGCGGCGGCAGCTGGGCTGCGGTCACCCCAGCGCTCCTGGTGCTTGCACCCACCTCGCTCCTGGCCCTCGCGGGCGGCGTCTGGCTCTTCCGGCTGGCCCTACGGAGCGAGCTGCGCACCGGCACGCTGGGGCAGTACTGA
- a CDS encoding ABC transporter ATP-binding protein, which produces MNLRGAGYAAEVSGVCHRYGAAVVLSDVSLGVAAGEIHAVLGPNGAGKTTLLRILCGLLTPTTGAVRLMGRPVTEAPRAARRWVGFVPGGDRTFYLRLSGLENLIFFGRLWGMTVGEARTRALQRLAEVGLDGVAHLRVAAYSHGMQKKLAIARALLPNPPVLLIDEATHDLDPEASRTVRELVATAARQGAAVLWATQRVDEIRGFAHTVTLLHRGMVRFSGTVPQLLAQTVPDRYVLRVTNGRGGNHPSAAELQAALGRHGTIARAGGQDAGDYVLTMHNGAVLGDALAALSAARFHVLSCREERPGLEEAFLRLTGGARGSGSTMHEATDR; this is translated from the coding sequence GTGAACCTCCGCGGTGCGGGATATGCCGCGGAGGTTTCTGGTGTTTGTCACCGCTACGGCGCCGCGGTGGTGTTGTCGGACGTTTCCCTCGGGGTCGCCGCGGGCGAGATCCACGCGGTGCTCGGGCCAAATGGTGCAGGGAAGACCACCCTGCTGCGGATCCTCTGTGGCCTGTTGACGCCTACAACAGGGGCTGTGCGACTGATGGGGCGGCCGGTCACCGAGGCACCGCGTGCCGCTCGCCGGTGGGTCGGCTTCGTGCCGGGGGGCGACCGCACGTTCTACCTCAGGCTCAGCGGGCTCGAGAACCTGATCTTCTTCGGTCGGCTGTGGGGCATGACCGTCGGGGAGGCGCGGACCCGGGCTCTGCAGAGGCTGGCAGAGGTGGGACTCGACGGGGTCGCCCACCTGCGGGTCGCGGCCTACTCGCACGGGATGCAGAAGAAACTGGCCATTGCTCGGGCATTGCTCCCGAATCCTCCCGTGCTGCTGATCGACGAGGCCACGCACGACCTCGACCCGGAGGCCAGTCGGACGGTACGGGAACTCGTCGCCACGGCCGCTCGCCAGGGTGCGGCAGTCCTCTGGGCCACCCAGCGGGTGGACGAGATCCGCGGTTTCGCGCACACGGTCACGCTGCTCCACCGGGGCATGGTCAGGTTCAGCGGCACCGTGCCGCAGCTGCTGGCGCAGACGGTACCCGATCGGTACGTGCTCCGGGTCACGAACGGTCGGGGTGGCAATCATCCGTCGGCAGCGGAGCTCCAGGCGGCCCTCGGCCGCCACGGGACCATTGCACGGGCGGGCGGGCAGGACGCGGGAGACTACGTGCTGACCATGCACAATGGCGCCGTCCTGGGGGATGCGCTGGCGGCGCTCAGTGCTGCCCGCTTTCACGTGTTGAGCTGTCGCGAGGAACGCCCGGGGCTCGAGGAGGCGTTTCTCCGGCTCACGGGCGGTGCACGAGGCAGTGGATCGACGATGCATGAGGCGACGGACCGATGA